A region of Pirellulales bacterium DNA encodes the following proteins:
- a CDS encoding GxxExxY protein, protein MKFATINELCDVVRETAFAIHCFHGSGHLEKVYENALAHRLQLQGLVVAQQQPLSVFDEDGTILGRYCADLVVEEVLLVELKAAKAVADERVAQLLGYLRSARVETGLLINFGGPKLFVKKYLMTTAEKRP, encoded by the coding sequence ATGAAGTTTGCAACGATTAATGAACTTTGTGATGTGGTGCGTGAGACGGCGTTTGCCATCCACTGTTTCCATGGCAGCGGTCACCTAGAAAAGGTTTACGAGAACGCGTTGGCCCATCGCTTGCAATTGCAGGGCCTTGTGGTCGCACAGCAACAGCCGTTATCGGTTTTCGACGAGGACGGAACCATCCTCGGTCGTTACTGCGCTGACCTGGTCGTCGAAGAGGTGCTGCTTGTCGAACTAAAAGCCGCGAAAGCGGTTGCCGACGAGCGCGTAGCGCAGTTGTTAGGCTATTTGCGATCGGCTCGCGTCGAGACGGGACTCCTGATTAACTTCGGAGGGCCAAAGCTGTTCGTAAAAAAATACCTGATGACCACTGCCGAGAAGCGTCCGTAG